From Dreissena polymorpha isolate Duluth1 chromosome 15, UMN_Dpol_1.0, whole genome shotgun sequence, a single genomic window includes:
- the LOC127860463 gene encoding uncharacterized protein LOC127860463 gives MVCQHRNCLKPYTYGCTDDILGFLCTECRAEWLKEEYTHRTGTTGFTFQNTDYWKQANNYKREDGVFQLSSNRTQLEKKACKLLKPGDHIAWNRKYGYYHHAIVVFVDYLNKNCFWVISYTSGTEHTSENTEGKGRIIMKWINMEEENGDLFRVDYLPEVTEVNTVELVLARSYARLGETKYSLLFNNCETFATFGKTGVSECCHWRHALENVTNMLFMEITRLSANRMAYLLIREITNRAVKEANKGKLIVEVSEFLKMANISPSRIGQGITIIAITGLMIWKIYKIYSKRRDGHMSLNAFIETAMQTIIQGLGPAIGFGFDGEIIEKLISSAVPGMETYLKTTLGSVIGALSRMFIGYFTGNLLVPKISQRITKKLVRDDKRIKRFNEIAPGDHIIHYGWILHQSCHAIVVGIDIDNKSENLKIRVIKNTYKKGVIKDCLMVKYALRKNQNTTDTCNDHEHIEIIDPIYKVVYSDDEANTSDKVVIRAKEKLGQSCYSMFRFNCKDFALWCKCKQ, from the coding sequence ATGGTGTGCCAACATAGAAACTGTTTGAAACCCTATACATACGGATGCACGGACGACATATTGGGATTCCTTTGCACGGAATGTCGTGCAGAATGGTTAAAAGAGGAATATACTCACCGAACCGGCACAACCGGATTTACTTTCCAGAATACAGATTACTGGAAACAAGCCAACAACTACAAGAGAGAAGATGGAGTATTTCAATTATCATCCAACCGCACACAATTAGAAAAAAAGGCATGCAAACTACTCAAACCTGGTGACCATATTGCATGGAACCGAAAATACGGCTATTATCACCACGCAATAGTCGTGTTTGTTGATTAtctaaacaaaaattgtttttggGTTATTAGTTATACTAGTGGCACAGAACACACTAGTGAGAATACGGAGGGCAAAGGGAGAATCATTATGAAATGGATAAATATGGAAGAGGAAAATGGTGACCTGTTTCGTGTAGATTACCTTCCAGAGGTAACAGAGGTTAATACAGTTGAATTGGTTCTTGCCAGGTCGTATGCTAGACTGGGCGAAACAAAATACTCCCTTTTGTTTAACAACTGTGAAACATTTGCTACATTTGGTAAAACGGGTGTCAGTGAATGTTGTCATTGGAGGCACGCTTTAGAAAATGTTACAAACATGTTGTTTATGGAAATAACACGTTTGAGTGCGAACAGAATGGCATATTTACTGATACGAGAAATTACAAACCGTGCAGTAAAGGAAGCGAACAAAGGTAAACTCATCGTTGAAGTTTCtgaatttttaaaaatggcaaacATATCTCCTAGTCGGATTGGACAAGGGATAACGATTATTGCGATAACAGGACTTATGATCTGGaagatatataaaatatattctaaaAGACGAGATGGTCACATGTCGTTGAATGCTTTTATAGAAACGGCCATGCAAACAATTATACAGGGTTTAGGGCCTGCCATAGGTTTTGGTTTTGATGgtgaaatcattgaaaaattaATAAGCAGTGCCGTGCCAGGAATGGAAACGTACTTAAAGACAACGTTAGGGAGTGTCATTGGTGCTCTTTCTAGAATGTTTATTGGCTATTTTACCGGGAATCTACTCGTACCAAAAATAAGCCAACGTATAACAAAAAAACTTGTCAGAGATGACAAACGAATCAAACGTTTCAATGAAATAGCGCCAGGTGACCATATCATTCATTATGGTTGGATTCTTCACCAGAGCTGTCATGCTATTGTTGTAGGAATCGACATTGATAATAAATCAGAAAATCTGAAAATAcgagtaatcaagaatacgtatAAAAAAGGCGTTATTAAAGATTGTTTAATGGTCAAATATGCTCTGCGAAAGAATCAAAATACAACAGATACTTGTAATGATCACGAACACATTGAGATTATAGATCCTATCTACAAGGTGGTCTATAGTGACGACGAAGCAAACACATCTGATAAAGTTGTTATCAGAGCTAAAGAAAAACTCGGTCAGAGTTGCTATTCTATGTTTCGATTCAACTGCAAAGACTTTGCATTGTGGTGTAagtgtaaacaataa
- the LOC127860567 gene encoding mucin-5AC-like isoform X1, protein MTSKVTMFFSCSGMFFLAIMNINAEETTVLTSYSTSTKSSEPTTTPALYTISTFSALFEVPNTTYDSVTNKNIPLVNTANVQEITTTNVLLVNTTYGPTLKTTDAPMFNNTDFQIVSEINTTESPKVATTDDFRSVLLDSKSTSTFLAEETTVLTSYSTSTTSLEPTTSPTLSTISTFSASFEVPNTTYNTVVTNKNIPLFNTANVQEITTTNVLLVNTTYGPTLNTTDGTMFNTTDFQKVPKVNTTEGQKVTSTDDVRSGLLDSKPTSTVLEYLAVGGGVGVTIGIMLAIGIVAGVIACHMKRKQNPTRTLDKSCQTCDGILEHVYDIIDDRQENAVSYRVLERDADSHNSQVHAYITPKHVHYEHGSAGGCSSDSYHTSDEQASNINFDTNYVNTNRFT, encoded by the exons ATGACGTCTAAAGTAACTATGTTTTTTTCCTGTTCAGGAATGTTTTTTCTGGCGATTATGAACATCAACG CCGAAGAGACAACTGTGTTGACATCTTATTCTACTTCAACAAAATCTTCGGAACCAACCACTACACCGGCTTTGTATACGATTTCGACGTTTTCTGCTTTATTTGAAGTCCCAAACACAACATATGACTCCGTTACCAACAAAAATATCCCATTGGTAAACACCGCCAATGTCCAAGAGATTACCACCACCAATGTGCTATTGGTTAATACAACGTATGGCCCGACACTGAAAACCACCGATGCCCCAATGTTTAACAACACAGATTTCCAAATAGTGTCAGAAATAAACACTACAGAAAGTCCGAAGGTTGCAACCACAGATGACTTTCGATCCGTATTACTTGACAGCAAGTCGACGAGTACATTCTTAG CTGAAGAGACAACTGTATTGACATCTTATTCTACTTCAACCACATCTTTGGAACCAACCACTTCACCGACTTTGTCTACGATTTCGACGTTTTCTGCTTCATTTGAAGTCCCAAACACAACATATAACACAGTGGTTACCAACAAAAATATCCCATTGTTTAACACCGCCAATGTCCAAGAGATTACCACCACAAATGTACTATTGGTTAATACAACATATGGCCCGACGTTGAACACCACCGATGGCACAATGTTTAACACCACAGATTTCCAAAAAGTGCCAAAGGTAAACACTACCGAAGGTCAGAAAGTTACCAGCACAGATGACGTTCGATCCGGTTTACTTGACAGCAAGCCTACGAGTACAGTCCTAG AGTATCTAGCTGTGGGTGGAGGAGTCGGTGTTACAATCGGCATCATGTTAGCCATTGGAATCGTAGCTGGTGTCATCGCGTGCCACATGAAAAG aaaacaaaatcCTACACGAACATTAGACAAAAGCTGCCAAACATGCGATGGAATACTTGAACAtgtttatgacatcattgatgaCAGGCAAGAAAACGCTGTCAGTTACCGTGTACTGGAAAGAGATGCAGATTCCCATAACAGCCAAGTTCATGCTTATATTACCCCAAAACATGTACATTATGAACATGGTAGTGCCGGAGGATGCAGTTCAGATTCATATCATACGTCGGATGAGCAAGCTTCAAATATCAATTTTGACACCAATTACGTGAACACCAACAGGTTTACATAA
- the LOC127860567 gene encoding mucin-5AC-like isoform X2: MFHLFLAEETTVLTSYSTSTKSSEPTTTPALYTISTFSALFEVPNTTYDSVTNKNIPLVNTANVQEITTTNVLLVNTTYGPTLKTTDAPMFNNTDFQIVSEINTTESPKVATTDDFRSVLLDSKSTSTFLAEETTVLTSYSTSTTSLEPTTSPTLSTISTFSASFEVPNTTYNTVVTNKNIPLFNTANVQEITTTNVLLVNTTYGPTLNTTDGTMFNTTDFQKVPKVNTTEGQKVTSTDDVRSGLLDSKPTSTVLEYLAVGGGVGVTIGIMLAIGIVAGVIACHMKRKQNPTRTLDKSCQTCDGILEHVYDIIDDRQENAVSYRVLERDADSHNSQVHAYITPKHVHYEHGSAGGCSSDSYHTSDEQASNINFDTNYVNTNRFT, encoded by the exons atgttccACCTGTTTCTGG CCGAAGAGACAACTGTGTTGACATCTTATTCTACTTCAACAAAATCTTCGGAACCAACCACTACACCGGCTTTGTATACGATTTCGACGTTTTCTGCTTTATTTGAAGTCCCAAACACAACATATGACTCCGTTACCAACAAAAATATCCCATTGGTAAACACCGCCAATGTCCAAGAGATTACCACCACCAATGTGCTATTGGTTAATACAACGTATGGCCCGACACTGAAAACCACCGATGCCCCAATGTTTAACAACACAGATTTCCAAATAGTGTCAGAAATAAACACTACAGAAAGTCCGAAGGTTGCAACCACAGATGACTTTCGATCCGTATTACTTGACAGCAAGTCGACGAGTACATTCTTAG CTGAAGAGACAACTGTATTGACATCTTATTCTACTTCAACCACATCTTTGGAACCAACCACTTCACCGACTTTGTCTACGATTTCGACGTTTTCTGCTTCATTTGAAGTCCCAAACACAACATATAACACAGTGGTTACCAACAAAAATATCCCATTGTTTAACACCGCCAATGTCCAAGAGATTACCACCACAAATGTACTATTGGTTAATACAACATATGGCCCGACGTTGAACACCACCGATGGCACAATGTTTAACACCACAGATTTCCAAAAAGTGCCAAAGGTAAACACTACCGAAGGTCAGAAAGTTACCAGCACAGATGACGTTCGATCCGGTTTACTTGACAGCAAGCCTACGAGTACAGTCCTAG AGTATCTAGCTGTGGGTGGAGGAGTCGGTGTTACAATCGGCATCATGTTAGCCATTGGAATCGTAGCTGGTGTCATCGCGTGCCACATGAAAAG aaaacaaaatcCTACACGAACATTAGACAAAAGCTGCCAAACATGCGATGGAATACTTGAACAtgtttatgacatcattgatgaCAGGCAAGAAAACGCTGTCAGTTACCGTGTACTGGAAAGAGATGCAGATTCCCATAACAGCCAAGTTCATGCTTATATTACCCCAAAACATGTACATTATGAACATGGTAGTGCCGGAGGATGCAGTTCAGATTCATATCATACGTCGGATGAGCAAGCTTCAAATATCAATTTTGACACCAATTACGTGAACACCAACAGGTTTACATAA
- the LOC127861030 gene encoding serine-rich adhesin for platelets-like: MAIYERLVVCGICICTCLLTQDRFCAGVAVPSVEYHISLSNDTWENSNSYCELAQLGNVYNYTTGKLFLQDKVQQRIPSTGVWIGYFKAFTEFEYKGCGQTPNSSSVEVIGLAECHHHCGGKSFGLVENGNKIYCRCVESLTNISLIDRTCNSFRELVVGRGNVITAIYTPLLGESNQSLIKNTNNTSMHCKTSVNISRSSATYQWSLCKNITDQKVWCKLNGSSPFLSNITFYKWNDATDYCANVTALPSSANGYNDTLTVTTKAFTNIRREWTLHLANGSFSGPRMFAYIANGSTEIQFFNSSSGSNKTGLCLVRPPTTSTATSTTEIQSPTTRLESQTTVTPTSPNNSTTTSTTDTTLTNAMSSAAFEESSRGSSIGAIAAGVSVAVALVVTAVVIVLVLRMKGQLCFKNTKGSKLENTDNIHNISLERTESYSNANYINLGTPVFNHTNSCLQNTGTKDIHAFNSILDNTKYASYLGPDALVSSNSYGGQHTISEISYQNINRKQGLAKSDANNYFVVEKDGLDKKRNATTPVSALVHDYCVLEKQQSAVDNVNGASINEIHPYVVLEKQGDQPAREMPPNEVNPYFILEKQTACNSTTIHTANALILDTDDGNMYQEIDTNDTYAGIDDSRENNSDYDYTIKEFRDSKTDISDNVYNHLNSAGDEYDHLGKVKSNVKAMENNYDVTSEAVRK, from the exons ATCGTTTTTGTGCAGGTGTAGCGGTTCCAAGCGTAGAATATCATATTTCGTTAAGCAATGATACGTGGGAAAATAGTAACAGTTACTGTGAACTTGCACAACTAGGTAATGTGTATAACTATACCACAGGGAAGCTCTTTTTACAAGACAAAGTCCAACAGAGAATTCCTTCAACTGGTGTTTGGATTGGGTATTTCAAAGCCTTCACAGAATTTGAATATAAAG GATGCGGCCAAACGCCTAACTCCAGCTCCGTTGAAGTAATAGGCCTAGCGGAATGCCACCATCATTGCGGCGGAAAATCGTTCGGATTAGTCGAGAATGGTAACAAG ATATACTGCCGCTGTGTCGAGAGCCTAACAAACATAAGTCTCATAGACAGAACGTGTAACTCTTTTCGGGAACTCGTTGTTGGTCGAGGAAACGTTATAACTGCTATATATACACCATTGCTAG GCGAGAGCAACCAATCGCTTATCAAAAATACAAACAACACGTCGATGCATTGCAAGACATCAGTTAACATTTCTCGATCATCGGCGACGTACCAGTGGTCACTTTGTAAGAATATTACGGATCAGAAAGTATGGTGTAAACTAAATG GAAGCAGTCCATTTCTATCCAATATAACGTTTTATAAGTGGAATGACGCAACAGATTACTGTGCTAACGTGACAGCACTTCCATCGTCAGCCAACGGCTACAATGACACACTTACAGTAACAACCAAAGCGTTTACAAATATTCGTCGTGAGTGGACTCTTCACTTAGCGAACG GTAGTTTCAGTGGCCCAAGAATGTTTGCCTATATAGCAAACGGATCAACAGAGATTCAGTTTTTTAACAGTTCAAGTGGGTCTAATAAGACTGGCTTATGCCTTGTTCGACCACCGACAA CCTCAACCGCAACATCTACAACTGAAATTCAATCACCTACAACACGTTTAGAATCACAGACGACGGTCACACCAACTTCACCCAACAACTCTACAACAACCTCTACAACTGACACCACCTTAACAAACGCTATGTCTAGTGCTGCATTTGAAGAATCTTCAAGAG GATCTTCAATTGGGGCAATAGCAGCAGGAGTTTCAGTTGCAGTCGCATTAGTGGTTACAGCTGTTGTGATCGTTCTTGTCCTCAGAATGAA AGGACAATTGTGCTTCAAAAACACAAAGGGTTCGAAATTGGAAAACACAGACAACATTCACAATATATCGTTAGAGAGGACAGAATCCTATTCGAACGCAAACTACATAAATCTAGGGACCCCCGTGTTTAATCATACTAACAGTTGTCTGCAGAACACGGGCACCAAGGACATTCATGCATTTAATTCTATTTTAGACAACACAAAATACGCTTCCTATCTAGGACCAGATGCTCTTGTGTCAAGCAATTCCTACGGTGGACAACATACCATATCTGAAATTTCCTATCAAAATATCAATAGAAAACAAGGACTTGCAAAATCAGATGCTAATAACTACTTTGTCGTGGAGAAAGATGGACTTGACAAGAAGAGAAACGCTACCACTCCCGTCTCAGCATTAGTTCATGACTACTGTGTTCTAGAGAAACAGCAATCAGCTGTTGACAACGTAAACGGTGCTTCAATTAACGAAATTCATCCATACGTTGTTCTTGAAAAACAAGGCGATCAACCGGCTCGTGAAATGCCTCCAAACGAAGTTAATCCTTACTTTATCTTAGAGAAACAGACAGCTTGTAACTCAACAACAATACATACGGCGAATGCACTTATTTTGGATACCGATGATGGAAATATGTATCAAGAGATAGATACGAATGACACATACGCAGGTATAGATGATTCACGAGAGAACAACAGCGACTACGATTACACTATCAAGGAATTCAGGGACTCGAAAACAGACATATCAGACAACGTTTACAACCATCTTAACTCTGCTGGCGACGAGTATGATCATTTGGGAAAAGTGAAGAGCAACGTTAAGGCGATGGAAAATAATTATGACGTTACGTCTGAGGCCGTTAGAAAATAA